A genomic segment from Acidimicrobiales bacterium encodes:
- a CDS encoding SUF system NifU family Fe-S cluster assembly protein, with protein sequence MTGLEDLYREIILDHYRSPRNRGELAVPPAHRVEGFNPLCGDEVVVYVQVEDGTVRDIRFAGQGCSISQSSASLMSAAVKGKSVPEVRGLIRTFKAMMSVHEARLGDGDGPEGPEGPDGPASGNGSDGEGPDAAATDPESLGELAALQGVVKFPVRIKCATLSWNTLAQGLDELDKDAAPAR encoded by the coding sequence ATGACCGGTCTCGAAGACCTCTATCGCGAGATCATCCTCGACCACTACCGCAGCCCGCGCAATCGCGGCGAGCTGGCCGTGCCCCCCGCCCACCGGGTCGAGGGGTTCAACCCCCTGTGCGGGGACGAGGTGGTCGTCTACGTGCAGGTCGAGGACGGCACCGTCCGCGACATCCGCTTCGCCGGGCAGGGCTGCTCGATCAGCCAGTCCTCGGCGTCGCTCATGTCGGCAGCGGTGAAGGGGAAGTCGGTCCCCGAGGTGCGCGGCCTGATCCGCACCTTCAAGGCCATGATGTCGGTCCACGAGGCCCGCCTCGGTGACGGCGACGGCCCCGAGGGGCCCGAGGGGCCCGATGGCCCCGCGAGCGGCAACGGGTCGGACGGCGAGGGGCCCGACGCCGCCGCCACGGACCCGGAGTCGCTCGGGGAGCTGGCCGCGCTGCAGGGTGTCGTGAAGTTCCCGGTCCGCATCAAGTGCGCGACCCTGTCGTGGAACACCCTCGCGCAGGGCCTCGACGAGCTCGACAAGGACGCCGCGCCGGCCCGGTGA